GAATTTCACCGGCGTTAGAGCGATACCGCGCTTCAGCACGGGGTTTTTGTCGTTCCAAGCTGCAACCGCTGTCCGTCGGGCCTGATAGTCGGACGATACCTCCAGCGCGTCGACCATTTCACGGATGATGGAATCTGTGACCTCCATCCCGTAGGGCGTGGTTTGCGCACCTTTGTCCGACATCGAGGCGTAGAAGTTTTCACGCCGGACCTGCAAAGGATCAATGCCAAGCTGATGGGCGATGTGGTCCATCACGCGCTCTATCCCGACAATACCTTGCGGGCCGCCAAAACCGCGAAACGCTGTGTTGCTTTGTGTGTTGGTCTTCAGCCGGTGGGACGTGATCCGCGCGTGATCAAGATTGTACGCGTTGTCGGCATGAAGCATTGCACGATCAGCTACGGGCAATGACAAGTCCTGCGCCCAGCCGCAACGCGCGTATTGGGTGAAGTCAACCGCAGTTATACGCCCGCGCGCATCAAAGCCCACGTCATAGTCTATGCGGAACTCATGACGCTTGCCGGTGATGATCATGTCATCGTCACGGTCATAGCGCATTTTAACAGGGTGCCCGTGCTTGTGTGCTACGACGGCACAGGCCACGCAGAGCGCGTTGCCTTGACTTTCCTTCCCGCCAAACCCGCCGCCCATCCTGCGGACTTCCACGCGCACGGCGTTCATCGGGCGGCCAAGGGCTTCGGCCACCTTGTGTTGAATCTCCGTCGGGTGTTGGGATGACGCGTGAACCACCATGTCACCGCCTTCTTGCGGGACGGCGAGGGCTGCGTGGCCTTCGAGATAGAAATGTTCTTGGCCGCCAATCTCGAAGCTGCCGCTTAAACGGTTGGTTGCTGCTTGCAACTGAGCATCTGCGTCGCCTTTGGTATAGATGCGCGGGCCGTCTTCGAAATGCGAATTCGCGGCATGAGCCTCTTCAATCGTCAGCAGTGGCGTCTGCTCATCATACTCAATTTTCGCCATCCGCGCCGCCTTGCGCGCCGCAAGATGGGACGCTGCGACGACAATGAAAATCGGCTGTCCGAGGTAGTGAATCTCGCCAGTCGCCAATAAGGGCTCGTCGTGGTTCGAAGGGCTGACGTCATTGTCGTGTGGCAAATCCCGAGCTTCCAAAACGTCGATGACGCCGTCAGCTGATCGCACAGGACCAAGATCGATGTCCGTGATCCGGCCCTTCGCGATAGTGCTGAGCCCAAAGGCCAAGTGCAACGTGCCACGCGGCGTCGGGATGTCGTCGGTATAGCGCGCGGCGCCAGTCACATGGAGCGGGCCCGCGTCATGGGCAGTGGTCGTACCGACACTCATGGTCGTACCTCCAGAACAGAGGCGGGGATACCGAGGCTTTCAACGTAAACGCGACGCAGCATATTCTTCGCGGTTTGCATCCGGTAATCAGCAGAGGCGCGCATATCGCTCATCGGTGCATAGTCCTTGGCAAAGCCGTCGAGTGCGGCCTCCATGTTGTCTTCGCTCCATGCTTTACCGATCAAAGCATCTTCCACATGGGTGGCGCGTTTCGGGATGCCTGCCATCCCGCCAAATGCGATCCGCGCGCGCGCTACAGAGCCGCCTGCGACCACGATGTTGAAGCAACCGCACACCGCGGAGATGTCTTGGTCGAAGCGTTTTGAAAGCTTGTAGCACTTCACCGTGTCACGCTGTTTGGGGATCGTGACAAACTCGATAAACTCGCCTGCTTGGCGATCCTGCTTGCCGTACTCAATAAAGAAATCCTCGAGAGCCATGTCGCGTCGCAAATCGCCCTTGCGCAAATGCAATCTGGCACCAAGCGCAATCAACGCGGGCGGGCTGTCCCCAATGGGCGAGCCGTTGGCAATGTTGCCTCCGATGGTCGCGGCGTTGCGCACTTGAGTGGAGCCATAGCGGCGGAGCATTTCGGCGAACGAGGGATAGAGCGGTTTAACTGCTTCCAACACTTGGGTGATCGTGCAGGCCGCCCCGATCCGAAGGCCGTCCTCTGTTTCTTCGATCTGTTGTAGGTCTGCGCAACGGCCCGTAAAGGCGACCTTGTCCAAATTCTGCAAACGCTTGGTGACCCAAAGTCCGACATCTGTAGCCCCGCCGATCAAAGTGGCGTCCGGGTTGTCCTGATACCACGCTGCGAGCTCGTCTGAAGTTTTCGGCATAGGGAAGGGAGGTTCAGCGTCGATGGCGCTCTCGTCCATCCAGTCTGGCACTGGCTCAGACGAGGCAGCCTCGGCCGCGCGGATAATCGGGGCATAGCCCGTGCAGCGGCACAAGTTCCCGGCCAATTGATCTTCATGGTCTGTTGCGCCATTAGAATGGGCCGCCGCCATGGTGGTGATGAAGCCGGGTGTGCAGAAACCGCATTGTGAACCGTGAAGGTCCACCATCGCGCGCTGCACGGGGTGAAGATCGCCGTTCG
Above is a window of Litoreibacter janthinus DNA encoding:
- the xdhB gene encoding xanthine dehydrogenase molybdopterin binding subunit, translated to MSVGTTTAHDAGPLHVTGAARYTDDIPTPRGTLHLAFGLSTIAKGRITDIDLGPVRSADGVIDVLEARDLPHDNDVSPSNHDEPLLATGEIHYLGQPIFIVVAASHLAARKAARMAKIEYDEQTPLLTIEEAHAANSHFEDGPRIYTKGDADAQLQAATNRLSGSFEIGGQEHFYLEGHAALAVPQEGGDMVVHASSQHPTEIQHKVAEALGRPMNAVRVEVRRMGGGFGGKESQGNALCVACAVVAHKHGHPVKMRYDRDDDMIITGKRHEFRIDYDVGFDARGRITAVDFTQYARCGWAQDLSLPVADRAMLHADNAYNLDHARITSHRLKTNTQSNTAFRGFGGPQGIVGIERVMDHIAHQLGIDPLQVRRENFYASMSDKGAQTTPYGMEVTDSIIREMVDALEVSSDYQARRTAVAAWNDKNPVLKRGIALTPVKFGISFTLTHLNQAGALVHVYQDGSVHLNHGGTEMGQGLFTKVAQVAAESFGVPLSSVKITATDTGKVPNTSATAASSGSDLNGMAVLNACEEIKLRIGSSLSKGDVTFAGGNVHFDGKSLSFAEAASLAYQNRVSLSATGFYATPDVQWDRIKGHGRPFFYFAYGAAVTEVVIDTLTGENRILRADILHDCGKSLNPALDLGQIEGAYVQGAGWLTTEELVWDEKGRLTTHAPATYKIPVASDRPEVFNVSLWDGVNRAETVFKSKAVGEPPFMHGISAWLALSDAISSCGENYPDLDAPATAERVLMACQKLRA
- a CDS encoding xanthine dehydrogenase small subunit, giving the protein MLTFLLNGETVEADVGPTETLLDFLRERRGLTGTKEGCNEGDCGACSVIVTGDDGVARAMNACILFMPQLSGRAVRTVEGVAGPNGDLHPVQRAMVDLHGSQCGFCTPGFITTMAAAHSNGATDHEDQLAGNLCRCTGYAPIIRAAEAASSEPVPDWMDESAIDAEPPFPMPKTSDELAAWYQDNPDATLIGGATDVGLWVTKRLQNLDKVAFTGRCADLQQIEETEDGLRIGAACTITQVLEAVKPLYPSFAEMLRRYGSTQVRNAATIGGNIANGSPIGDSPPALIALGARLHLRKGDLRRDMALEDFFIEYGKQDRQAGEFIEFVTIPKQRDTVKCYKLSKRFDQDISAVCGCFNIVVAGGSVARARIAFGGMAGIPKRATHVEDALIGKAWSEDNMEAALDGFAKDYAPMSDMRASADYRMQTAKNMLRRVYVESLGIPASVLEVRP